A window of Gloeocapsopsis sp. IPPAS B-1203 contains these coding sequences:
- the rfbC gene encoding dTDP-4-dehydrorhamnose 3,5-epimerase has product MNILPTEIPEVLMIEPRIFGDDRGFFFESYNEKAFADKVGLSLHFVQDNHSRSQQNVLRGLHYQIQQPQGKLVRAIAGTILDVALDIRKSSPTFGQWISCILSAENKRQLWVPPGFAHGFLVLSPSAEVLYKTTDYYAPQHERCILWNDPDLAIDWSISTPPILSQKDQAGQPFHQAEVFA; this is encoded by the coding sequence ATGAATATATTACCGACTGAGATACCTGAAGTTTTGATGATTGAGCCTCGAATCTTTGGTGACGATCGCGGCTTCTTTTTTGAAAGCTACAATGAGAAAGCTTTTGCCGATAAAGTGGGACTATCGCTACACTTTGTTCAAGATAACCATTCGCGATCGCAACAGAATGTCCTGCGGGGATTACATTACCAAATTCAGCAACCTCAAGGGAAGTTAGTCCGCGCGATCGCTGGTACGATCCTTGATGTCGCCTTAGATATCCGCAAAAGTTCTCCCACTTTTGGTCAATGGATTAGTTGTATCTTGAGTGCTGAGAATAAACGCCAATTGTGGGTTCCTCCAGGTTTTGCCCACGGGTTCTTAGTTCTCTCTCCTAGCGCTGAAGTTCTTTATAAAACGACAGACTACTACGCACCACAGCACGAGCGTTGTATTTTGTGGAATGACCCAGATCTTGCAATTGATTGGTCTATTTCAACTCCACCCATACTTTCACAGAAAGACCAAGCAGGTCAACCGTTTCACCAAGCTGAAGTCTTTGCTTGA
- a CDS encoding methyltransferase domain-containing protein, protein MKLKTLTAPVSTLARKLNLLASTTNKPATSTASVESDLRQQIAAKYLTGHGIEIGALHSPLQVPAEVNIQYVDRISVEELRQQYPELAAHNLVEPDIIDDGEVLTTVPNDSLDFVIVNHVIEHCQNPIFSLENWLRVLKPGGVLYMAVPDKRYTFDCDRPITPLEHIIRDYEEGGSWSERSHYEEWARLVEKAADSNVATRAENLLAINYSIHFHVWTQIEFLELLLYCRNSLSLPLEIELLQKNQIEFIVILRKTMESLQIQK, encoded by the coding sequence ATGAAACTGAAAACATTGACTGCTCCAGTTAGTACATTAGCACGTAAGCTAAACTTACTTGCATCTACAACGAATAAGCCAGCAACTAGTACTGCTAGTGTAGAGAGTGATTTACGCCAACAAATTGCTGCTAAATATTTAACTGGTCATGGTATTGAAATTGGAGCTTTACATTCACCACTACAAGTTCCAGCGGAAGTAAACATTCAGTATGTAGATAGGATATCAGTAGAGGAACTCAGACAACAATATCCAGAACTCGCAGCACACAACTTAGTAGAACCAGATATTATCGATGATGGCGAAGTTTTGACGACTGTACCTAATGATTCTTTAGATTTTGTCATCGTGAATCATGTGATCGAGCATTGTCAAAACCCTATATTTTCTCTAGAAAATTGGCTAAGAGTTTTAAAACCTGGTGGAGTTTTATATATGGCTGTACCAGATAAACGCTACACATTTGATTGCGATCGCCCCATAACTCCATTAGAACACATCATTCGCGACTATGAAGAAGGAGGAAGCTGGTCAGAGCGATCGCATTACGAAGAATGGGCAAGACTTGTTGAAAAAGCAGCAGATAGTAACGTTGCAACTAGGGCTGAAAACTTGCTTGCTATAAACTACAGCATCCATTTTCATGTTTGGACGCAAATCGAATTTTTAGAACTCTTGCTTTATTGCCGAAATTCTTTATCATTACCACTTGAAATTGAGTTACTTCAAAAAAATCAAATAGAGTTTATTGTTATTCTCAGAAAAACAATGGAGTCACTACAGATACAAAAATAG
- a CDS encoding glycosyltransferase family 2 protein, which translates to MQNTALAPVSSAASDLLGVRDLKEIKFNAAPKRLHGCFDSIDGVNPTAIEVPHLTPLIARGWAILPDEEKAADCVIITHGKNRQLVAVVPVNSERADVAQAFSITAYQNSGWSVKLNFTDFPAGKIHLNAWAYSATRNEATLLSLASTSVKSRSLLSRLKHYFAVLRVKGTRYVLSRALEKIYYKLDIAPTTTEVETIAAPYQEQYARWLSKNFPRAADLKKMAETVGIFPYKPVISIIMPVYNPPEQFLQAAIASVLEQVYPYWELCIADDASTKPYVKSVLEEYANKDARIKVVFRAENGHISQASNSALELATGEFVALLDHDDCLTPDALYEVALLLNRHPEADMIYSDEDKIDTQNRLKDPFFKPEWCPDSFLSRMYTCHLGTYRRSLIEQIGGFRVGYEGSQDYDLVLRLTEKTANIFHIPKILYHWRIHPESTAAGVASVKSYAQLAAEKAIAEALTRRNEPGKVTGLPEFPGNYSVRYEISHYKRVSIIIPTRNLGTILNKCLESIFQKSTYPNYEVIVIDNGSTEAKTLNIISQWLEQQPEHFKCYPLDVPFNYSQLNNYAASKAEGDYLLFLNNDTEVVTPDWIEAMVEQAQRASIGAVGALLLYPDNSIQHAGVVLGLGGVAAHSHRYFPATTPGYVCQVKTINNYSAITGACLMCRREVFVEIGGFDETLAVAYNDIDLCLKMSNLGYRNIYLPHVVLYHYESKSRGYEDTPEKITRLHKEADYLLSKWQEIVDNDPCYNPNLTRDREDYSIKI; encoded by the coding sequence ATGCAGAATACTGCCCTAGCACCAGTTAGTAGTGCTGCAAGCGATCTGCTTGGAGTTCGCGATCTTAAGGAAATTAAATTTAACGCTGCGCCAAAAAGATTACATGGATGTTTTGATAGCATTGATGGCGTCAACCCTACCGCAATTGAAGTGCCTCATCTCACACCGCTTATTGCCAGAGGCTGGGCAATTTTGCCTGATGAAGAAAAAGCCGCAGATTGCGTTATCATCACTCACGGTAAAAACCGTCAACTGGTTGCAGTAGTTCCAGTTAATTCAGAAAGAGCAGATGTTGCACAAGCTTTCAGTATTACAGCTTACCAAAATTCTGGTTGGAGTGTGAAGCTAAATTTTACTGATTTCCCAGCCGGAAAAATTCATCTCAACGCCTGGGCATACAGTGCTACACGTAACGAAGCAACGCTACTCAGCCTTGCAAGTACTAGTGTCAAGTCACGCAGTTTATTATCACGGCTTAAGCATTATTTTGCAGTATTACGGGTTAAAGGTACACGTTATGTGCTCTCACGAGCATTAGAGAAAATTTATTATAAGCTAGACATTGCACCAACAACGACTGAAGTTGAAACAATCGCCGCACCATATCAAGAACAATATGCGCGATGGTTAAGTAAGAATTTTCCCAGAGCAGCAGATCTCAAAAAAATGGCTGAAACAGTGGGAATTTTTCCTTATAAACCTGTTATCAGCATTATTATGCCAGTATACAATCCTCCAGAGCAGTTTCTACAAGCGGCGATCGCATCTGTTCTAGAGCAAGTGTATCCCTATTGGGAATTATGTATTGCAGATGATGCTTCGACTAAACCGTACGTTAAGTCAGTGTTAGAGGAATATGCAAATAAAGATGCTCGAATTAAAGTCGTTTTTAGAGCAGAAAATGGTCATATCTCGCAGGCTTCCAATTCTGCCTTAGAGCTAGCTACAGGGGAATTTGTTGCTTTACTCGATCACGATGATTGTCTGACGCCAGATGCTTTGTATGAAGTAGCTTTACTCCTCAATCGGCATCCAGAAGCCGATATGATCTACTCTGATGAAGACAAGATTGACACACAAAATCGTCTGAAAGATCCTTTCTTTAAGCCTGAGTGGTGTCCTGATTCTTTTCTCTCACGGATGTATACTTGTCATTTGGGAACTTACAGGCGATCGCTAATTGAGCAAATTGGTGGCTTTCGTGTAGGTTATGAAGGTAGCCAAGATTACGATCTCGTTTTGCGGTTAACTGAAAAAACAGCCAATATTTTTCACATCCCGAAAATACTCTATCACTGGCGAATTCATCCTGAATCGACTGCAGCGGGTGTAGCCAGTGTCAAATCATATGCCCAACTTGCAGCAGAAAAGGCGATCGCCGAAGCCTTAACGCGACGCAATGAACCTGGAAAAGTCACTGGACTTCCTGAGTTTCCAGGAAACTACAGCGTGCGGTATGAGATCTCTCACTATAAACGTGTCAGTATTATTATTCCCACCCGCAACTTAGGCACTATTTTAAATAAATGCTTAGAATCAATCTTTCAAAAAAGTACTTACCCCAATTACGAAGTCATTGTTATAGATAACGGTAGCACTGAAGCAAAGACCTTAAATATTATCTCGCAATGGTTAGAACAACAGCCAGAACACTTCAAATGTTATCCGCTTGATGTTCCCTTTAATTATTCTCAACTCAATAACTACGCTGCTAGTAAAGCTGAAGGAGACTACCTACTATTCTTAAACAACGACACTGAAGTCGTTACACCCGATTGGATCGAAGCAATGGTAGAACAAGCACAAAGAGCATCAATCGGAGCAGTAGGCGCTCTTTTATTGTATCCTGATAATTCAATTCAACACGCTGGCGTTGTTCTTGGTTTGGGTGGTGTTGCTGCGCATAGTCACCGTTACTTTCCTGCAACAACCCCTGGTTACGTATGTCAGGTTAAAACTATCAATAACTATTCTGCAATTACTGGTGCGTGTTTGATGTGTCGGCGCGAAGTTTTTGTAGAAATTGGCGGATTTGATGAAACCTTAGCTGTTGCTTACAACGATATCGACCTATGTCTCAAAATGAGCAATCTAGGCTACAGGAATATTTATTTACCTCATGTAGTTTTATACCACTATGAATCTAAAAGTAGAGGTTATGAAGATACTCCAGAAAAAATTACTAGACTTCATAAAGAAGCTGATTATCTACTGAGCAAATGGCAAGAAATAGTTGACAACGATCCGTGCTACAACCCAAACTTAACACGCGATCGCGAAGATTACAGCATTAAAATCTAA
- a CDS encoding sulfotransferase, translating into MQSFEVNSDKTAFIITGMHRSGTSLTAAILQSAGVDVGERLLGANESNAKGHFENIDFFEFHKTVLRSQGIDDAGWTLTETVEVEQQYIDQAKELIATNSKSPYWGWKDPRTTLFLNFWADLLPEGKFILVYRSPWEVVDSLYRRGGENDTIFFSHPDLAVKLWIHYNQKILNFYDRFPDRCILTSVYSIANQLEKNIEAINHKFQVALATPAPDIFERSLLRVQEANVHRATLVAYYFPEALNVYQELNAKAIQLDREHQLETMQKVRNSPYKVWAFQDWVDLCQSEKKGKRLQSELERSHAQLIQTQAELGQSQTQLAQIQAELEQSQVQMQAELGQTQAQLAQTQAEFGQTQAQLAQTQAELGQTQAQLAQTQAELGQTQAQLAQTQVERQQAEATIASMHTSKFWKLRTAWFSLKKRMKVATNK; encoded by the coding sequence ATGCAATCGTTTGAAGTTAATTCAGACAAAACTGCTTTTATCATTACTGGGATGCATCGTTCGGGTACATCACTGACAGCGGCAATACTTCAAAGTGCAGGAGTAGATGTTGGTGAAAGACTGTTAGGAGCAAACGAAAGCAATGCAAAAGGTCATTTTGAAAATATTGATTTTTTCGAGTTTCACAAAACAGTTTTGCGCTCTCAGGGAATAGATGATGCTGGATGGACATTAACAGAAACAGTAGAGGTCGAACAACAGTATATAGACCAAGCCAAAGAACTTATTGCCACAAATTCTAAAAGTCCATATTGGGGATGGAAAGATCCTAGAACGACTCTTTTTCTCAATTTTTGGGCAGATTTACTACCAGAAGGAAAATTTATTCTAGTTTATCGCTCTCCTTGGGAGGTCGTCGATTCTTTATATCGTCGAGGAGGAGAGAATGATACGATCTTTTTTTCTCACCCCGACTTAGCAGTTAAACTATGGATTCACTATAACCAGAAAATTTTAAACTTTTACGATCGCTTTCCCGATCGCTGTATTCTAACTAGTGTTTACAGTATAGCCAATCAACTTGAAAAAAATATTGAAGCCATTAATCACAAATTTCAAGTGGCGCTAGCCACCCCTGCACCTGATATATTTGAACGTTCACTACTGCGCGTGCAAGAAGCAAACGTGCATAGAGCTACATTAGTTGCTTATTACTTTCCTGAAGCTTTGAATGTATATCAAGAACTGAATGCTAAAGCAATTCAACTTGATCGAGAGCATCAATTAGAAACGATGCAAAAAGTCAGGAATTCTCCATATAAAGTATGGGCTTTTCAGGATTGGGTAGATTTATGTCAATCAGAAAAAAAAGGCAAGCGTCTTCAGAGTGAACTAGAGCGATCGCACGCGCAACTAATACAAACTCAAGCAGAATTGGGACAATCGCAGACGCAACTAGCACAAATACAGGCAGAATTAGAGCAATCGCAAGTGCAAATGCAGGCGGAACTTGGACAAACACAAGCCCAACTAGCCCAAACTCAAGCAGAATTTGGACAAACACAAGCCCAACTAGCCCAAACTCAAGCAGAACTTGGACAAACACAAGCCCAACTAGCCCAAACGCAGGCAGAACTTGGACAAACACAAGCCCAACTAGCCCAAACTCAAGTGGAACGGCAACAAGCTGAGGCTACTATTGCCTCAATGCATACGAGCAAATTTTGGAAGCTACGGACAGCATGGTTCAGCCTGAAAAAAAGGATGAAAGTAGCAACTAATAAATAG
- a CDS encoding glucose-1-phosphate thymidylyltransferase produces MKALILSGGKGTRLRPLTYTGAKQLVPVANKPILWYGIEEIVATGITDIGIVISPETGGEVKNKTGTGDRFGANITYILQDKPAGLAHAVQIAQSFLKDDPFIMYLGDNLIQQGDLSYFLQQFTQKQHDALILLRPVANPSAFGVAKVDEYGRVLELIEKPQVPPSNLALVGVYFFSHTIHEAIACIQPSARGELEITDAIQCLIDQQKQVSACQLEGWWLDTGKKDDLLEANRLILDTYLKTSNLGEVDVHSQVIGRVQIGPGSKVINCTIRGPVIIGSNCYLENCFIGPYSSIADQATIIETDIEHSVVLQGARIDRIHQRIIDSVIGQCAQLTVAARRPKALRFLIGDDCQIELA; encoded by the coding sequence ATGAAAGCGCTGATTCTCTCCGGCGGTAAAGGGACACGCTTGCGTCCTCTGACTTATACTGGCGCAAAGCAACTTGTACCTGTCGCCAATAAACCAATTCTTTGGTACGGTATCGAAGAAATCGTTGCTACCGGAATTACTGATATAGGTATTGTTATTAGTCCAGAAACGGGAGGCGAGGTCAAAAATAAAACAGGAACCGGCGATCGCTTTGGTGCCAATATTACATATATCCTGCAAGATAAACCTGCTGGTCTTGCTCATGCAGTTCAAATTGCCCAGTCTTTTTTGAAGGATGACCCCTTTATCATGTACTTGGGTGATAACTTAATTCAGCAAGGAGACTTAAGCTACTTTCTCCAGCAATTTACCCAAAAACAACACGATGCTTTAATTCTACTGCGTCCAGTAGCGAATCCTAGTGCATTTGGTGTTGCTAAAGTCGATGAATACGGGCGCGTTTTAGAGTTAATCGAAAAGCCACAAGTTCCCCCTTCAAACCTTGCTTTAGTTGGTGTTTACTTCTTTTCTCACACAATTCATGAAGCGATCGCTTGCATTCAACCGTCTGCACGAGGAGAATTAGAAATTACTGATGCAATTCAATGTTTAATCGATCAGCAAAAACAAGTTTCAGCTTGTCAACTTGAAGGCTGGTGGTTAGATACAGGAAAAAAAGACGATCTCTTAGAAGCTAATCGCCTGATTCTCGATACTTACCTCAAAACCTCCAATCTTGGCGAAGTAGATGTGCATAGTCAAGTTATTGGGCGCGTCCAAATTGGTCCTGGTTCTAAAGTCATTAACTGCACAATACGCGGTCCAGTCATCATTGGTAGTAATTGCTATTTAGAAAACTGTTTCATTGGTCCCTACAGTAGTATTGCCGATCAAGCAACGATCATCGAAACGGACATTGAACACAGCGTTGTTCTCCAAGGCGCAAGAATTGATCGAATTCATCAACGAATTATTGATAGTGTCATTGGACAATGTGCTCAACTGACAGTAGCCGCAAGACGTCCTAAAGCTTTGCGATTTCTTATTGGTGATGACTGCCAAATTGAACTAGCATAG
- a CDS encoding class I SAM-dependent methyltransferase, whose product MNQKHLPLIEDGIVVGTGSNKYEMKNPVGRYLLYQFDQAIIELISQIHPKSILEVGCGEGHVTQILSQTNASLHCTDISDKILDIAKSRVDYSRLSFEKKSIYDLQKATDQADLVVCCEVLEHLEHPQLGLEKLASVAAPYCILSVPREPIFRTLNFLRGAYFTEFGNSPGHIQHWSRRGFIKLVKTKFEILSVKSLLPWTVILAQTK is encoded by the coding sequence ATGAATCAAAAGCACCTCCCATTAATAGAAGACGGTATAGTTGTTGGCACTGGATCGAACAAGTATGAAATGAAGAATCCAGTTGGTAGGTATTTACTATATCAGTTTGATCAAGCTATTATTGAACTTATCAGTCAAATACATCCTAAATCTATTCTTGAAGTAGGATGTGGCGAAGGTCATGTCACTCAAATACTGAGTCAAACAAACGCTTCTTTGCACTGCACAGATATCTCAGATAAAATTCTTGATATTGCAAAAAGTAGAGTTGATTATTCTCGACTCTCGTTTGAGAAAAAAAGTATATACGACTTACAAAAGGCTACAGACCAAGCAGATTTAGTTGTATGTTGTGAAGTCTTAGAGCATTTAGAACATCCTCAATTAGGCTTAGAAAAACTAGCTAGCGTTGCTGCACCATACTGTATTCTAAGCGTTCCTAGAGAACCAATATTTAGAACACTCAATTTTTTAAGAGGTGCTTATTTTACTGAGTTTGGTAACAGCCCTGGACATATTCAACACTGGTCGCGTAGAGGTTTTATCAAACTAGTAAAAACGAAATTTGAGATATTAAGCGTAAAATCTCTATTACCGTGGACGGTGATTTTAGCTCAAACTAAATAA
- a CDS encoding glycosyltransferase family 2 protein, with protein sequence MSPGIGISFVIPVCNEEATIATLSEKIRGVMFQERVSKYEIIFVDDGSVDHSWFHIKDLIHQYPTQIKGIKLRRNFGKSAALFAGFKKAKGSVIFTIDADLQDDPAEVPKFLNKLEQGFDLVSGWRQNRNDPISKTLPSQVYNKVTAKIAGIPLHDFNCGFKAYRKEVLDCIKLYGELHRYIPVLAHSLGFRVGEVGVCHFRRQYGKSKYGWERYSRGFIDLLTVLVITRYLYKPGHLFGKIGLFFGLLGSAIIIYLVILWFLGLGPIGNRPLLFFGILSTILSVQLISLGVLAELLTRYSHSDCVEQQVAEVIDENLQLYH encoded by the coding sequence ATGTCACCTGGTATCGGTATTAGTTTTGTCATTCCTGTATGCAACGAAGAAGCAACGATTGCTACTTTGTCAGAAAAAATTCGCGGAGTGATGTTTCAAGAAAGGGTTAGCAAATATGAAATTATTTTTGTAGATGACGGAAGTGTCGATCATTCTTGGTTTCATATTAAAGATTTAATTCATCAATATCCTACACAAATTAAGGGCATCAAACTCCGCAGAAACTTTGGTAAATCAGCAGCACTTTTTGCTGGGTTTAAAAAAGCAAAAGGCAGTGTTATTTTTACTATTGATGCCGATCTCCAAGACGATCCGGCTGAAGTTCCTAAGTTTTTAAACAAGTTGGAACAAGGCTTTGATTTAGTTTCAGGTTGGCGTCAAAACAGAAATGATCCTATTTCTAAAACATTACCTTCACAGGTATATAACAAGGTAACAGCAAAAATTGCTGGTATTCCTCTACATGACTTTAATTGTGGTTTTAAAGCTTATCGTAAAGAAGTTTTAGACTGCATAAAACTCTACGGAGAACTACATAGATACATTCCAGTTCTTGCTCATAGTCTAGGATTTAGAGTGGGAGAAGTAGGAGTTTGTCACTTTCGCAGACAATATGGAAAATCTAAGTATGGATGGGAACGTTACTCGCGTGGTTTTATTGATTTATTAACTGTACTTGTGATTACTCGTTACTTATATAAACCAGGGCATTTATTCGGTAAGATAGGACTTTTTTTTGGTCTTTTAGGAAGTGCGATAATTATCTATCTCGTCATTTTATGGTTCCTTGGTTTAGGTCCAATTGGAAATCGCCCACTGCTATTTTTTGGTATATTGTCCACAATTCTATCTGTTCAATTGATTTCTCTAGGAGTACTAGCAGAGCTATTAACACGATATTCTCACTCGGACTGTGTAGAACAACAGGTTGCTGAAGTGATTGATGAAAATCTGCAACTGTATCATTAA
- the rfbD gene encoding dTDP-4-dehydrorhamnose reductase encodes MRWSILLIGNTGQLGQELQRYLAPVADVTAVGRPTIDLTQPDSLRQIIRKVQPQIIINTAAYTAVDKAETEPELATIINAIAPGILAAESQQFNSHLIHISTDYVFDGRQSHPYQEIDATNPLGAYGRSKLGGEQAVQDECNQYTILRTAWVYGSYGNNFVKTMLRLGTEREEIRVVADQIGSPTWTGDITCAIVQLLELNIPTGIYHYTNSGVASWYDFAIAIFEEAQQLGFPLKIQRVIPITTPEYPTLAQRPAYSVLACGKITKVLGTPSPHWRQGLRKMLAELYTNSYESADSLRR; translated from the coding sequence ATGAGATGGTCAATTTTACTGATTGGTAACACAGGTCAATTAGGTCAAGAACTGCAACGCTACCTCGCACCCGTAGCAGATGTTACTGCGGTAGGACGCCCTACAATTGACTTGACACAACCTGATAGCCTGCGTCAAATTATCCGCAAAGTCCAACCTCAGATCATTATCAATACTGCGGCATATACAGCCGTAGACAAAGCTGAAACTGAACCAGAACTCGCAACTATAATTAATGCGATCGCACCTGGTATCTTAGCCGCAGAATCACAACAATTCAATTCACATCTGATTCATATTTCTACAGATTACGTATTTGATGGTCGTCAAAGTCACCCGTACCAAGAAATCGATGCGACAAATCCCTTAGGGGCTTATGGACGATCAAAACTCGGTGGGGAACAAGCAGTTCAAGACGAATGCAATCAATACACTATCTTACGGACGGCTTGGGTATACGGTAGCTACGGTAATAACTTTGTCAAAACTATGCTGCGACTGGGTACAGAACGCGAAGAAATTCGTGTAGTCGCAGATCAAATTGGGAGTCCAACTTGGACAGGCGATATTACCTGTGCGATCGTCCAATTACTTGAACTTAATATTCCAACTGGAATTTATCACTATACCAACAGTGGTGTTGCTAGCTGGTACGATTTTGCGATCGCGATTTTTGAAGAAGCCCAGCAACTCGGTTTTCCTCTCAAAATCCAGCGCGTAATTCCTATTACTACCCCCGAATATCCTACTTTGGCGCAACGACCTGCTTATTCGGTTCTCGCGTGTGGGAAAATAACCAAAGTTCTGGGAACTCCATCGCCTCACTGGCGACAAGGACTTAGGAAAATGCTAGCAGAACTTTACACAAATAGTTATGAAAGCGCTGATTCTCTCCGGCGGTAA
- a CDS encoding lysylphosphatidylglycerol synthase transmembrane domain-containing protein, whose product MIYSLVRSKKVWSIFFTVCLIVVLGSILKPSDVLSALSQVGLEGVIKLFFLVGITQILRALRFFELLSVKTSIPFFLIFQITCIYQFLNHILPVRSGELSLPLLLKRYSNYPYISSVASLLLTRIHDALALASIVSIGVGVAVLQGRIASFWLSSLVLSLVAIALVIGLFIFMTKNQQLARTSRARVTTYKGINNFFIKVNNLIKSFYNELLIYRQLSLHLKLFSYSILLWLAIFILFWVVLQSLGFSMSFSEVVLGSSLANLTQLLPISTLGNIGTLEAGWVFGFTLLGFDSYRMLTAGIVMHVIVILAAGIYGVFSWVGLSVRSATIRR is encoded by the coding sequence ATGATTTATAGTTTAGTTCGTAGTAAAAAAGTTTGGAGTATATTTTTTACTGTCTGTTTGATAGTTGTTTTGGGAAGTATTTTAAAACCTTCTGATGTCTTGTCTGCATTGTCGCAGGTTGGTTTGGAAGGTGTAATAAAACTATTCTTTTTGGTAGGAATTACTCAAATATTAAGAGCATTGCGTTTTTTTGAACTGCTTTCAGTTAAAACAAGTATCCCCTTTTTTTTAATTTTTCAAATTACTTGTATATATCAGTTCCTTAATCATATTTTGCCTGTAAGATCGGGAGAATTAAGTTTACCTTTGTTACTGAAGCGCTATTCAAATTATCCTTACATTAGTTCAGTAGCATCACTATTATTAACACGCATTCATGATGCTTTAGCACTAGCAAGTATCGTAAGTATAGGGGTTGGAGTTGCTGTACTTCAGGGGAGAATCGCTAGCTTTTGGCTAAGTTCTTTAGTTTTGAGTTTAGTAGCGATCGCACTTGTTATAGGCTTATTCATATTCATGACAAAAAATCAGCAACTAGCACGTACTTCGAGAGCAAGAGTAACTACTTATAAAGGAATTAATAATTTTTTTATAAAGGTCAATAATTTAATTAAAAGTTTTTATAATGAGTTGCTGATTTATCGCCAACTTTCGCTTCACTTAAAACTTTTTAGCTACTCAATTTTGTTGTGGTTAGCAATATTTATCTTGTTTTGGGTCGTTTTACAGTCCCTTGGCTTCTCCATGTCTTTCTCAGAAGTTGTATTAGGTTCGAGTTTAGCTAACTTAACTCAGTTACTACCCATCAGTACATTAGGTAATATCGGCACTTTAGAAGCGGGTTGGGTGTTTGGTTTTACTTTACTCGGATTTGATTCCTACCGCATGCTGACTGCTGGTATTGTAATGCATGTCATAGTTATTCTAGCTGCAGGCATCTATGGCGTATTTAGCTGGGTTGGTCTGTCTGTGAGAAGCGCAACAATAAGAAGATGA